Proteins from one Streptomyces sp. NBC_00289 genomic window:
- a CDS encoding zf-HC2 domain-containing protein: MSGEHASMRTIEGYARGGADLAADEVWAVEAHLETCRVCRDRLSAAVGAEVPVVASLVDTVWSALEPRLTVTAMMPRGRRWSARLSRWMTPSMVPWLAMVVGVTLLALLFDLVDTGSGEVSLVLLFAPVLPVLGVAASWSRGLDPAYELTASVPRAGLYLVLRRTASVLGVVVPGLLVGGWMTGVMVAQWLLPCLAFTAATLALGGVVGVTRAAVVLAAVWAGVVVAPTLATSRTTFALRTAGLPAWGLVLALGIGVVIARRGAYSVLGAHR; this comes from the coding sequence CATGCGTCGATGCGGACCATCGAGGGTTACGCGCGCGGTGGCGCGGATCTCGCCGCCGACGAGGTGTGGGCCGTGGAGGCTCACCTGGAGACGTGCCGGGTGTGCCGTGACCGGCTGTCTGCCGCTGTCGGTGCCGAGGTGCCCGTGGTGGCGTCGCTGGTGGACACCGTCTGGTCAGCCCTCGAACCGCGGTTGACGGTCACCGCCATGATGCCGCGCGGACGGCGCTGGTCGGCGCGGCTGTCGAGGTGGATGACGCCCTCGATGGTGCCGTGGCTGGCCATGGTCGTGGGAGTGACGTTGCTGGCCCTGTTGTTCGACCTGGTCGACACCGGCTCCGGTGAGGTGTCGCTGGTGCTGCTGTTCGCACCGGTCCTGCCCGTGCTCGGCGTCGCGGCGTCGTGGTCGCGTGGTCTGGACCCGGCGTACGAACTGACGGCCTCGGTACCCCGGGCCGGGCTCTATCTGGTGCTGCGGCGGACAGCGTCCGTGCTCGGCGTGGTCGTCCCCGGGCTGCTGGTGGGTGGCTGGATGACGGGGGTGATGGTGGCTCAGTGGCTGCTGCCCTGTCTGGCCTTCACGGCGGCGACGCTGGCGCTCGGCGGGGTTGTCGGTGTGACGCGCGCCGCCGTCGTGCTGGCCGCGGTGTGGGCCGGGGTGGTCGTGGCGCCGACCCTGGCCACCAGCCGTACGACGTTCGCCCTGCGGACGGCCGGTCTGCCCGCGTGGGGGCTGGTCCTCGCACTCGGCATCGGTGTCGTGATCGCCCGCAGAGGCGCGTACTCCGTGCTGGGAGCCCATCGATGA
- a CDS encoding ABC transporter ATP-binding protein produces the protein MTNRKVEHHMTSAVSAADIAPTAYAWEIRASGLKVRVGRKRMAVDGLDLSLGTGVHGLLGPNGAGKTTLIRALATVLRPTEGTLEMLGESVGGMGEHRALRRRIGYLPQEFGYYKRFTVREFVEYMAWLKEVPKAHIPAAVQRAVERVGLADRADEKMKALSGGMVRRVGIAQAIVNDPSILLLDEPTVGLDPAQRLRFRELLQELGTDTCVLVSTHLVEDVAAACTDVVLFAEGRLVFQGTPDELAAAGGPEHEGDSPLERGYSALLLKPRQEGGTW, from the coding sequence ATGACGAACAGAAAGGTGGAACACCACATGACGTCCGCGGTGAGCGCGGCCGACATCGCACCGACGGCCTACGCCTGGGAGATCCGGGCCAGCGGGCTGAAGGTACGGGTCGGCAGGAAACGGATGGCCGTCGACGGCCTGGATCTGTCGCTGGGCACCGGCGTACATGGTCTCCTCGGCCCCAACGGGGCGGGGAAGACCACCCTCATCCGGGCGCTGGCCACCGTACTGCGCCCCACCGAGGGCACCCTGGAGATGCTCGGCGAGTCCGTGGGCGGTATGGGCGAGCATCGTGCGCTGCGCCGCCGGATCGGCTATCTGCCGCAGGAGTTCGGCTACTACAAGCGCTTCACGGTGCGCGAGTTCGTCGAGTACATGGCCTGGCTGAAGGAGGTGCCGAAGGCGCACATCCCCGCGGCGGTGCAGCGCGCCGTGGAGCGGGTGGGTCTGGCGGACCGCGCCGACGAGAAGATGAAGGCGCTGTCGGGCGGCATGGTGCGCAGGGTCGGTATCGCCCAGGCCATCGTCAACGACCCGTCGATCCTGTTGCTGGACGAGCCGACGGTAGGCCTGGACCCGGCGCAGCGGCTGCGCTTCCGCGAGCTGCTGCAGGAGCTGGGTACGGACACCTGCGTGCTCGTCTCGACCCATCTGGTGGAGGACGTCGCCGCCGCGTGCACCGACGTGGTGCTCTTCGCCGAGGGGCGGCTGGTCTTCCAGGGCACTCCGGACGAGCTGGCCGCGGCGGGCGGCCCCGAGCACGAGGGCGACAGCCCGCTGGAGCGCGGCTACTCGGCGCTGCTCCTCAAGCCCCGCCAGGAAGGGGGGACTTGGTGA
- a CDS encoding VOC family protein gives MTLRPVQVNIKALDASAVGRFWAEALGWSAYSPGVTTYVGPAGGLVWPDPVAVGIDVVPVPEPKTTAKNRVHLDLATTSAAHQAELVARLQALGATPAHVGQGDVPWTVLADPEGNEFCVLEPREMYRDTGPIAAVVVDCADPRAMARFWGEAVDWTLHEVTDDHAGLRSANGTGPYLEFLRTPGVRTVPDRVHLDLLPYPGDDKAAEVARLRALGATDLDVGQGDVPWTCLTDPEGHEFCVLAPS, from the coding sequence ATGACACTGCGACCTGTCCAGGTGAACATCAAGGCTCTCGATGCCTCGGCGGTCGGCCGGTTCTGGGCGGAAGCGCTCGGCTGGAGTGCTTACAGCCCGGGTGTGACCACCTACGTCGGACCCGCAGGCGGCCTCGTCTGGCCGGACCCGGTCGCCGTCGGCATCGACGTCGTTCCCGTCCCGGAACCCAAGACGACGGCGAAGAACCGTGTGCACCTCGATCTCGCCACCACCTCCGCGGCCCATCAGGCGGAGTTGGTCGCGCGCCTCCAGGCTCTCGGTGCGACGCCCGCCCACGTGGGCCAGGGCGACGTGCCGTGGACGGTCCTCGCCGACCCGGAAGGCAACGAGTTCTGCGTGCTGGAGCCTCGGGAGATGTACCGGGACACCGGGCCGATCGCCGCGGTCGTGGTCGACTGTGCGGATCCGCGGGCCATGGCCCGGTTCTGGGGCGAGGCGGTGGACTGGACCCTGCACGAGGTGACCGACGATCATGCGGGGTTGCGCTCCGCCAACGGCACGGGGCCGTATCTCGAGTTCCTCCGCACGCCGGGCGTGAGGACCGTGCCGGACCGCGTCCATCTTGACCTGCTGCCGTACCCCGGTGACGACAAAGCAGCGGAGGTGGCTCGGCTGCGAGCCCTCGGCGCCACCGACCTCGACGTCGGCCAGGGCGACGTCCCGTGGACGTGCCTGACGGACCCGGAGGGCCACGAGTTCTGCGTCCTCGCCCCGTCCTGA
- a CDS encoding SDR family NAD(P)-dependent oxidoreductase — MTSIAIVGAGPHLGLAIARTFGSHGFDVALISRNRTRLHDLVGTLAAEDITAAAFPADVLDREALTQALKRAATHFGGIDVLEYSPLGEPDSTTLTTPADTDPSHVQQELEFQLYGAVTATRAVLPAMREAGTGTLLFTTSARSVDPQPPTANINAAAAALRNWAINLHKELAGTGTQAAHVGIDATIGTPTFYGQARVTADQIARVHWDLHATHRDQAEHIFRG, encoded by the coding sequence GTGACCAGCATCGCCATTGTCGGAGCCGGCCCCCACCTGGGCCTGGCCATCGCCCGCACGTTCGGCTCCCACGGCTTCGACGTCGCCCTGATCTCCCGCAACCGCACCAGGCTCCACGATCTCGTCGGCACGCTCGCCGCCGAGGACATCACCGCTGCCGCCTTTCCCGCGGACGTACTCGACCGCGAGGCACTCACCCAGGCGCTCAAGCGCGCCGCCACACATTTCGGCGGGATCGACGTCCTGGAGTACTCCCCGCTGGGCGAGCCGGACTCCACCACCCTGACCACTCCGGCCGACACGGACCCCTCCCACGTGCAGCAGGAGCTCGAGTTCCAGCTCTACGGAGCCGTCACCGCGACCCGAGCGGTACTGCCGGCGATGCGCGAGGCCGGCACCGGCACTCTGCTGTTCACCACCAGCGCTCGCTCCGTCGACCCCCAGCCGCCGACCGCCAACATCAACGCCGCCGCCGCGGCTCTGCGCAACTGGGCGATCAACCTGCACAAGGAGCTGGCCGGCACCGGCACGCAGGCCGCGCACGTCGGCATCGACGCGACGATCGGCACACCCACCTTCTACGGACAGGCACGGGTCACGGCCGACCAGATCGCGCGCGTCCACTGGGACCTCCACGCCACCCACCGAGACCAGGCCGAGCACATCTTCAGGGGCTGA
- a CDS encoding winged helix-turn-helix transcriptional regulator: MQVDAGITRVFHLLGKRWTGQIVSVLTAGPAYFADLRRAIPGISERMLSNRLAELAAAELIVRGVDGGPPLRVSYRLTRAGTALKPAFEELERWAQTHLPETVRPAGC; encoded by the coding sequence ATGCAGGTCGACGCCGGCATCACCCGCGTCTTCCATCTGCTCGGAAAGCGCTGGACCGGCCAGATCGTGTCCGTACTCACCGCGGGACCGGCGTACTTCGCCGACCTGCGCCGCGCGATCCCCGGGATCAGCGAGCGCATGCTCTCCAACCGCCTCGCCGAGCTCGCCGCCGCAGAGCTGATCGTGCGTGGGGTGGACGGGGGGCCGCCCTTGCGGGTGTCCTACCGGCTGACGCGGGCGGGCACCGCGCTGAAGCCCGCGTTCGAGGAGCTCGAGCGGTGGGCGCAGACCCATCTGCCGGAGACGGTACGTCCGGCCGGCTGTTGA
- a CDS encoding TetR/AcrR family transcriptional regulator, with protein MGRVSQAQARENRERVVRTASRLFREQGTHVGVAELMKAAGLTHGGFYKQFASKEALIDEATAQAFEELAERRTAALEQGAGGRTAAQRALIDAYLSVEHRDNAAEGCPAAALAHDMARESGGREAHRVYAEGVGDFAEFLATEDQDGITRLCTMLGALVLARATKDVPISEEILRAAHAALTETR; from the coding sequence ATGGGTCGCGTATCACAGGCGCAGGCGCGGGAGAACCGTGAGCGGGTCGTGCGTACCGCCTCCCGGCTGTTCCGGGAGCAGGGCACGCACGTCGGCGTCGCCGAGCTGATGAAGGCTGCCGGTCTGACACACGGCGGCTTCTACAAGCAGTTCGCCTCAAAGGAGGCGCTCATCGACGAGGCCACCGCCCAGGCCTTCGAGGAACTCGCCGAGCGCCGGACGGCCGCACTGGAACAGGGCGCCGGCGGGCGTACCGCCGCCCAGCGTGCGCTGATCGACGCCTATCTCTCCGTCGAGCACCGCGACAACGCGGCGGAGGGCTGCCCCGCCGCCGCGCTCGCCCACGACATGGCACGTGAGAGCGGCGGTCGTGAGGCCCACCGCGTCTACGCCGAGGGTGTGGGCGACTTCGCCGAGTTCCTCGCCACCGAGGACCAGGACGGCATCACCCGGCTGTGCACGATGCTCGGCGCGCTCGTCCTGGCCCGCGCCACCAAGGACGTCCCGATCTCGGAGGAGATCCTCAGGGCCGCGCACGCGGCTCTGACGGAAACCCGCTGA
- a CDS encoding SDR family oxidoreductase yields MELKNTVAVVTGANRGLGRQLATQLLERGAKVYAAARRPETVDLAGVTPLRLDVTDEESIRAAARIASDATLLVNNAGISTATPLIAGGTDAVRLEMETNFFGPLAVTRAFAPVIEGNGGGAVLNVLSVLSWLHPAGLGAYAAAKAAAWALTNAAREELAPRGITVSALHVGYMDTDMAAAIPADQKVDPADVATQALTGLEQGLLEILADDTTRYVKQSLSAAPNAE; encoded by the coding sequence ATGGAACTCAAGAACACCGTCGCAGTCGTCACCGGCGCCAACCGGGGCCTCGGCCGCCAACTGGCCACCCAGCTCCTGGAGCGCGGCGCCAAGGTCTACGCGGCGGCCCGCCGCCCCGAGACCGTCGACCTGGCCGGCGTGACGCCGCTGCGCCTGGACGTGACGGACGAGGAGTCGATCCGCGCCGCGGCCCGCATCGCGTCGGACGCCACGCTGCTGGTGAACAACGCCGGCATCTCCACCGCCACCCCTCTGATCGCCGGCGGCACGGACGCGGTACGGCTGGAGATGGAGACGAACTTCTTCGGCCCGCTCGCGGTGACACGGGCCTTCGCCCCGGTCATCGAGGGCAACGGCGGCGGCGCCGTACTCAACGTCCTGTCCGTGCTCTCCTGGCTCCACCCCGCCGGCCTCGGGGCCTACGCGGCGGCGAAGGCGGCCGCCTGGGCGCTGACCAACGCGGCACGGGAAGAGCTGGCACCCCGCGGCATCACGGTTTCCGCACTGCACGTCGGATACATGGACACCGACATGGCCGCCGCAATCCCCGCCGACCAGAAGGTCGACCCCGCGGACGTCGCCACCCAGGCACTGACCGGCCTCGAGCAGGGACTGCTGGAGATCCTCGCGGACGACACCACCCGGTACGTCAAGCAGAGCCTCTCCGCCGCGCCGAACGCGGAGTGA
- a CDS encoding NADP-dependent oxidoreductase: MKAFVVERYGDKSGLRAGEMPDPQVGADDVLVRVHAASVNPLDYKTRDGEFKAILPYRVPFILGNDLSGVVIKVGEAVTRFAVGDEVYARPAKDRIGTFAEFIALHQDDVAVKPASLTMEEAASLPLVALTSWQALVERADVQPGQKVLIHAGSGGVGTIAIQLAKQLGATVATTTSTANVDLVKSLGADVVVDYRKQDFETVLRDYDVVLDPLGGKTLEKSLQVLRPGGKVISIAGPPDPDFARELGANPVIKLAISALSFRTRRRARRRHVTYSFLFMSSSGDQLRELAALVDAGRIRPVVDRVFPFESTPEALDYAEEGRAKAGKVVVRMQGPRA, encoded by the coding sequence ATGAAGGCCTTCGTGGTCGAGCGCTACGGCGACAAGTCCGGCCTCCGTGCGGGTGAGATGCCGGATCCGCAGGTCGGCGCCGACGATGTCCTGGTCCGCGTCCACGCGGCGAGCGTCAACCCGCTCGACTACAAGACGCGGGACGGGGAGTTCAAGGCGATCCTCCCCTACCGGGTGCCGTTCATCCTGGGCAACGACCTGTCCGGTGTCGTGATCAAGGTCGGCGAGGCCGTCACGCGATTCGCCGTGGGCGACGAGGTCTACGCACGTCCGGCCAAGGACCGTATCGGCACGTTCGCGGAGTTCATCGCGCTGCACCAGGACGACGTGGCGGTCAAGCCGGCCTCGCTGACCATGGAGGAGGCCGCGTCCCTTCCCCTCGTAGCCCTGACCTCGTGGCAGGCACTGGTCGAACGGGCGGATGTCCAGCCGGGCCAGAAGGTCCTCATCCACGCGGGTTCCGGCGGCGTCGGCACCATCGCCATCCAGTTGGCGAAGCAGCTGGGTGCGACCGTGGCCACGACCACGAGCACGGCCAACGTCGACCTGGTGAAGAGCCTGGGCGCGGACGTCGTCGTCGACTACAGGAAGCAGGATTTCGAGACGGTCCTGCGCGACTACGACGTCGTGCTGGACCCCCTCGGCGGCAAGACTCTCGAGAAGTCGCTCCAGGTGCTCAGGCCCGGCGGCAAGGTCATCAGCATCGCGGGCCCTCCGGATCCCGATTTCGCCAGGGAGCTGGGGGCGAACCCGGTCATCAAACTGGCGATCAGCGCGCTCAGCTTTCGCACCCGGCGACGTGCCCGACGCCGTCATGTGACGTATTCGTTCCTCTTCATGAGCTCCAGCGGGGACCAGCTGCGCGAGCTCGCCGCGCTCGTCGACGCGGGCAGGATCCGACCCGTCGTCGACCGCGTGTTCCCGTTCGAGTCGACCCCGGAGGCACTGGACTACGCCGAGGAAGGGCGGGCGAAGGCCGGCAAGGTCGTCGTGAGGATGCAGGGCCCGCGCGCATGA
- the lpdA gene encoding dihydrolipoyl dehydrogenase, whose product MDEQGEHFDVVVLGAGPGGYVAAVRAAQLGKSVAVVEEKYWGGVCLNVGCIPTKALLRNAELADVFTREAKTFGIKVEGKVSFDYGEAYRRSRKVADGRVKGVHYLMKKNKITEISGRGTFRDPHTLDVALFDGSTQTVGFDHCIIATGATPKLLPGTRRTSRVVTYEEQILAEDLPESIVIAGAGAIGIEFAYVLHNYGVKVTIVEFLDRVAPLEDAEVSAELARQYRKLGIDVLTSTRVESIDESGPQVRVTVTGKDGNQQVLEADKVLQAIGFAPNVTGYGLENTGVAVTERGAIDVDGRCRTSVPHIYAIGDVTAKLMLAHAAEAMGVIAAETLADAETMELDYAMIPRATFCQPQIASFGYTEAQAREKGYDVKVAKFPFTANAKAHGLGDASGFVKLISDAKYGELIGGHLIGPDVTELLPELTLAQQWDLTVHEVARNVHAHPTLGEAVKEAVHGLAGHMINM is encoded by the coding sequence ATGGATGAGCAGGGCGAGCACTTCGACGTCGTCGTCCTCGGAGCGGGCCCCGGCGGATATGTCGCCGCCGTTCGCGCCGCACAGCTCGGCAAGAGCGTCGCGGTCGTCGAGGAGAAGTACTGGGGCGGCGTCTGTCTGAACGTCGGCTGCATCCCGACCAAGGCCCTGCTGCGCAACGCCGAGCTGGCGGATGTCTTCACGCGCGAGGCGAAGACCTTCGGCATCAAGGTCGAGGGAAAGGTGTCCTTCGACTACGGCGAGGCCTACCGCCGCAGCCGCAAGGTGGCCGACGGCCGGGTCAAGGGCGTCCACTACCTCATGAAGAAGAACAAGATCACGGAGATCAGCGGGCGCGGCACCTTCCGTGACCCGCACACGCTCGACGTGGCCCTCTTCGACGGCTCGACACAGACGGTCGGGTTCGACCACTGCATCATCGCCACCGGCGCCACGCCGAAGCTGCTGCCCGGCACCCGCCGCACCTCCCGCGTGGTGACGTACGAGGAGCAGATCCTCGCCGAGGACCTCCCGGAGTCGATCGTGATCGCGGGCGCCGGCGCGATCGGCATCGAGTTCGCCTACGTCCTGCACAACTACGGTGTGAAGGTCACGATCGTCGAGTTCCTGGACCGGGTGGCACCCCTGGAGGACGCCGAGGTCTCCGCCGAGCTCGCCCGCCAGTACCGCAAGCTGGGCATCGACGTGCTCACCTCCACCCGGGTGGAGTCCATCGACGAGTCCGGCCCGCAGGTCCGCGTCACGGTCACCGGCAAGGACGGCAACCAGCAGGTTCTGGAAGCCGACAAGGTGCTCCAGGCGATCGGCTTCGCCCCCAACGTGACCGGTTACGGCCTGGAGAACACGGGTGTGGCGGTCACCGAGCGCGGCGCCATCGACGTCGACGGGCGCTGCCGTACCTCCGTCCCGCACATCTACGCCATCGGCGACGTCACCGCGAAGCTGATGCTCGCGCACGCCGCCGAGGCGATGGGCGTCATCGCCGCCGAGACCCTCGCGGACGCGGAGACCATGGAGCTCGACTACGCGATGATCCCGCGCGCCACCTTCTGCCAGCCCCAGATCGCCAGCTTCGGCTACACCGAGGCCCAGGCCCGGGAGAAGGGCTACGACGTCAAGGTCGCGAAGTTCCCCTTCACCGCGAACGCCAAGGCACACGGACTGGGCGACGCGAGCGGCTTCGTGAAGCTCATCAGCGACGCCAAGTACGGGGAGCTGATCGGCGGCCATCTGATCGGCCCGGACGTCACCGAACTGCTGCCCGAACTGACCCTGGCCCAGCAGTGGGATCTCACCGTGCACGAGGTGGCCCGCAACGTCCACGCGCACCCGACCCTGGGCGAGGCGGTCAAGGAAGCCGTCCATGGCCTCGCCGGACACATGATCAACATGTGA
- a CDS encoding LLM class flavin-dependent oxidoreductase has product MRTSTTIEASGADWREIVDYVTEAEKLGLDICWVAEAWGSEAPSPLGYLAARTERMLLGSGIIQLGTRTPMAIARAAITLSQISGGRFLLGLGPSGPQVIEGLHGVPFARPLARMRETVEIVRQAASGEKVSYSGREFHIPLPGGEARPMRLSMRAEHDIPVYLATLSPKMLRLTGEIADGWLGTSFVPEGAKEAYFDHLDQGLAASGRTRADLDICQGAEVAFADDEDALRAMVAGRKKELAFSLGGMGSSTTNFYNSAYSRQGWAEVAEEIRTRWQAGDRDGAAGLVTDEMVLATTLIGTEAMVRERLRVWREAGVDTVRLYPAGETLDARLTTLGRALDLVRDTEDAGTA; this is encoded by the coding sequence ATGCGTACGTCCACCACGATCGAAGCCTCCGGCGCCGACTGGCGGGAGATCGTCGACTACGTCACCGAGGCGGAGAAGCTCGGCCTGGACATCTGCTGGGTCGCGGAGGCCTGGGGCTCCGAGGCGCCGTCACCGCTGGGCTACCTCGCCGCCAGGACCGAGCGCATGCTGCTCGGCTCCGGCATCATCCAGCTCGGCACCCGCACTCCGATGGCCATCGCCCGCGCCGCGATCACGCTGTCCCAGATCTCCGGGGGACGATTCCTCCTCGGCCTCGGCCCCTCCGGTCCGCAGGTGATCGAGGGGCTGCACGGGGTGCCCTTCGCCCGGCCGCTGGCACGGATGCGGGAGACCGTCGAGATCGTGCGCCAGGCCGCCTCGGGGGAGAAGGTCTCCTATTCCGGGCGGGAGTTCCACATCCCGTTGCCGGGCGGGGAGGCCAGGCCCATGCGCCTGTCGATGCGCGCCGAGCACGACATCCCCGTCTACCTGGCGACCCTCTCGCCGAAGATGCTGCGTCTGACCGGCGAGATCGCCGACGGCTGGCTGGGCACCAGCTTCGTGCCCGAGGGCGCCAAGGAGGCGTACTTCGACCACCTGGACCAGGGCCTGGCAGCATCCGGCCGTACGCGTGCCGACCTCGACATCTGCCAGGGCGCCGAGGTCGCCTTCGCCGACGACGAGGACGCGCTGCGCGCGATGGTGGCCGGACGCAAGAAGGAACTCGCCTTCAGCCTGGGCGGCATGGGCTCCTCGACCACCAACTTCTACAACAGCGCCTACAGCCGGCAGGGTTGGGCGGAGGTGGCGGAAGAGATCCGGACCCGCTGGCAGGCCGGGGACCGCGACGGTGCGGCCGGACTGGTCACCGACGAGATGGTGCTGGCGACCACCCTGATCGGAACCGAGGCCATGGTGCGTGAGCGGCTGCGGGTGTGGCGCGAGGCCGGCGTGGACACCGTACGTCTCTATCCTGCCGGCGAGACCCTCGACGCCCGGCTCACCACCCTGGGCCGCGCCCTCGACCTGGTCCGTGACACCGAGGACGCGGGCACGGCGTAG
- a CDS encoding SRPBCC family protein, whose translation MEWTGARYADKPTVEVRTWIDAPAGRVWTLVSDIGLMPRMSPELQSVEWLDGRSGAALGARFVGRSKHDALGEWATTSHVVEYEPPRTLAWAVEDPQEPTAIWRFTLEPENGGTLLRQWMQMGPGRSGLSFAIDRMPDKEQKIVFVRMREFETNMTGTLEAIKKMAESARTTGEGGR comes from the coding sequence ATGGAGTGGACGGGCGCGCGCTATGCGGACAAGCCGACGGTCGAGGTGCGGACCTGGATCGACGCCCCGGCGGGACGGGTGTGGACGCTGGTCTCCGACATCGGGCTGATGCCGCGCATGAGCCCCGAGTTGCAGTCGGTGGAATGGCTTGACGGCCGGAGCGGTGCTGCCCTGGGCGCCCGGTTCGTCGGCCGGAGCAAGCACGATGCGCTGGGGGAGTGGGCCACCACGTCCCATGTCGTCGAGTACGAGCCGCCGCGAACACTCGCCTGGGCGGTCGAGGATCCACAAGAACCCACGGCCATCTGGCGATTCACCCTGGAGCCGGAGAACGGCGGCACGCTGCTGCGGCAGTGGATGCAGATGGGGCCGGGCCGCTCGGGCCTGTCCTTCGCCATCGACCGTATGCCGGACAAGGAGCAGAAGATCGTCTTCGTACGGATGCGGGAGTTCGAGACCAACATGACCGGCACCCTCGAAGCGATCAAGAAAATGGCCGAGAGCGCCCGGACCACGGGAGAGGGGGGTCGGTGA
- a CDS encoding winged helix-turn-helix transcriptional regulator yields MRRTSFAQWPCSIARTMDLLGDWWTPLVLREAFYGIQRFDAFQEALGIARNTLTDRLRRLVDEGLLEKRPYQCEPVRYDYVLTEMGRDFYGVLLVMNRWGDRWLAGEAGPPVAMHHDVCGQESHAAVVCAACGEPMTADNTHARMGPGYPPHLAERPDVRERFAG; encoded by the coding sequence ATGAGACGGACATCCTTTGCGCAGTGGCCCTGCTCGATCGCCCGGACCATGGACCTGCTCGGGGACTGGTGGACGCCGCTCGTGCTGCGCGAGGCGTTCTACGGGATCCAGCGGTTCGACGCCTTCCAGGAGGCGTTGGGGATCGCCCGCAACACCCTGACGGACCGGCTGCGCCGCCTGGTCGACGAGGGACTGCTGGAGAAGCGGCCGTATCAGTGCGAGCCGGTCCGCTACGACTACGTGCTCACCGAGATGGGGCGAGACTTCTACGGCGTACTGCTGGTGATGAACCGGTGGGGGGACCGCTGGCTGGCCGGTGAGGCGGGCCCGCCGGTGGCCATGCACCACGACGTGTGCGGGCAGGAGAGCCACGCCGCGGTGGTGTGCGCGGCCTGCGGCGAGCCGATGACCGCCGACAACACCCACGCCCGGATGGGTCCCGGCTATCCGCCGCACCTGGCCGAACGGCCCGACGTGCGCGAGCGCTTCGCCGGCTGA
- a CDS encoding SDR family oxidoreductase — MDISTSTVLVTGANRGFGRALAAELLSRGATVHAGARNPDQIDLPGAKPIALDITDPDSVAAAVKATGDVTLLVNNAGSSTGADLLAADLADIRLEMDTHYFGTLSVVRAFAPQIAANGGGAILNVLSGLSWVSFPELGAYCAAKSAEWSLTNALRVQLADQGIRVAGLHVGYMDTDMVREVDAAKSNPADIARIAVDGLAAGAYEILADDAARQAQAALAVGVSALYPQLP, encoded by the coding sequence ATGGACATCTCCACCAGCACGGTCCTCGTCACCGGCGCCAACCGGGGCTTCGGCCGAGCACTCGCCGCCGAACTGCTCAGCCGCGGCGCCACCGTCCACGCCGGCGCCCGCAACCCCGACCAAATCGACCTGCCCGGCGCCAAGCCGATCGCGCTCGACATCACCGACCCCGACTCCGTCGCGGCCGCCGTCAAGGCCACCGGCGACGTGACCCTCCTGGTCAACAACGCGGGGTCGTCCACCGGTGCGGACCTGCTCGCGGCCGACCTCGCCGACATCCGCCTGGAGATGGACACCCACTACTTCGGCACCCTGTCGGTGGTCCGCGCCTTCGCGCCCCAGATCGCGGCCAACGGCGGCGGGGCGATCCTGAACGTTCTCTCCGGTCTGTCCTGGGTCAGCTTCCCCGAACTCGGCGCCTACTGCGCCGCCAAGTCCGCCGAGTGGTCGCTCACCAACGCCCTGCGTGTGCAACTCGCCGACCAGGGCATCCGGGTCGCCGGGCTGCACGTCGGCTACATGGACACCGACATGGTCAGGGAAGTCGACGCGGCGAAGTCGAACCCCGCCGACATCGCCCGGATCGCCGTCGACGGCCTCGCCGCCGGCGCCTACGAGATCCTCGCGGACGACGCCGCCCGCCAGGCCCAGGCGGCGCTGGCCGTAGGCGTGTCGGCGCTCTATCCCCAGCTGCCCTGA